Proteins encoded together in one Schumannella luteola window:
- the hpaD gene encoding 3,4-dihydroxyphenylacetate 2,3-dioxygenase has protein sequence MSNHAGKTLTSSGFYVSQEAPIHSENPIAIPTAEAPDILRCAYMELVVTDLAASREFYVDILGLHVTEEDDQAIYLRSTEEFIHHNLVLRLGPVAAVAAFSYRVRTPEDLDRAVAFYTELGCRVERREGGFTKGIGDSVRVTDPLGFPYEFFHATEHVERLSWRYDLQIPGELVRLDHFNQITPDVPRAVGFMQSLGFRVTEDIQDGEGVVYAAWMRRKPTVHDTAMTGGDGPRMHHVCFATHEKHNILAICDKLGALRRSDAIERGPGRHGVSNAFYLYLRDPDGHRVEVYTQDYYTGDPDNPVVTWDVHDNQRRDWWGNPVVPSWYTDGSLVLDLDGEPQPVIARSDSSEMAVTIGADGFSYTRAGDEKDALPVWKQGEGAGAAAVSGSDSAPAAPAAPQEFKLGNQL, from the coding sequence ATGAGCAACCACGCGGGCAAGACCCTCACCTCCTCCGGCTTCTACGTCAGCCAGGAGGCGCCCATCCACTCCGAGAACCCGATCGCGATCCCGACCGCGGAGGCGCCCGACATCCTGCGCTGCGCGTACATGGAGCTCGTCGTCACCGACCTCGCCGCGTCGCGCGAGTTCTACGTCGACATCCTCGGCCTGCACGTCACCGAAGAAGACGACCAGGCGATCTACCTGCGCTCGACCGAGGAGTTCATCCACCACAACCTGGTGCTGCGCCTCGGCCCCGTCGCCGCGGTCGCCGCGTTCTCGTATCGGGTGCGCACCCCCGAGGATCTCGACCGCGCCGTCGCGTTCTACACCGAGCTGGGATGCCGGGTCGAGCGCCGCGAGGGTGGCTTCACGAAGGGCATCGGCGACTCGGTGCGCGTGACCGACCCGCTCGGTTTCCCCTACGAGTTCTTCCACGCCACCGAGCACGTCGAGCGGCTGTCGTGGCGCTACGACCTGCAGATCCCGGGCGAGCTCGTGCGGCTCGACCACTTCAACCAGATCACGCCGGATGTGCCGCGCGCGGTCGGCTTCATGCAGAGCCTCGGCTTCCGCGTGACAGAAGACATCCAAGACGGCGAGGGCGTCGTCTACGCGGCGTGGATGCGGCGCAAGCCCACCGTGCACGACACCGCCATGACCGGCGGCGACGGCCCGCGCATGCACCATGTCTGCTTCGCGACGCACGAGAAGCACAACATCCTCGCCATCTGCGACAAGCTCGGCGCCCTGCGCCGCTCGGACGCGATCGAGCGCGGGCCCGGCCGCCACGGCGTGAGCAACGCGTTCTACCTCTACCTGCGCGACCCCGACGGGCACCGCGTCGAGGTGTACACGCAGGACTACTACACGGGCGACCCCGACAACCCGGTCGTCACCTGGGATGTGCACGACAACCAGCGCCGCGACTGGTGGGGCAACCCGGTCGTGCCGAGCTGGTACACCGACGGCTCGCTCGTGCTCGATCTCGATGGCGAACCGCAGCCGGTCATCGCCCGCTCCGACAGCTCGGAGATGGCGGTCACGATCGGCGCCGACGGCTTCTCGTACACGCGGGCCGGCGACGAGAAGGATGCGCTGCCGGTGTGGAAGCAGGGGGAGGGGGCGGGCGCCGCGGCGGTCTCGGGCTCGGACTCCGCTCCCGCAGCTCCGGCTGCGCCCCAGGAGTTCAAGCTCGGGAACCAGCTCTGA